A single window of Bombyx mori chromosome 9, ASM3026992v2 DNA harbors:
- the LOC101738295 gene encoding nucleic-acid-binding protein from mobile element jockey isoform X4, whose protein sequence is MDAVFAEFLRLRHPQLASEFLAFKANHTASPLENSAALAAPASPIPACRASALSTAASVVPAAPVSPILARKAAASSAVTIVSAERSSAASVAPSKTPTLARRSPAPASSCSDSDSDMEVDLAPASSTDGFTLVQKGKKRAAESRAPAAAKISKAVNASRPRPQTPVAPPARATPSPRPVAQNKTQTPPPVILQEKAAWDRVCLALKAKNINFTNARNLANGIQIKVQTPDDHRALSSYLRKERISFHTYTLQEERELRVVIRGIPKELDVELVKADLLEQGFPVNSVHRMHTGRGREPYNMVLVTLQPTPEGKKIFNTQTVCRLSGIAIEAPHKKGTPSQCHNCQLYGHSSRNCHARPRCVKCLGDHATALCARDQKTATEPPSCVLCRTQGHPANYRGCPRAPKINRRVARQNRLRASGPDIKASAPSASQAKPAFVPAAVPSVSAWAKPLPYTNTATTPSSANRPAPATRPSPATCPPTASENLALAIDFFQSINFERVNALGDAIRAASTAQHFIAVVQEYADVYASLNTYVLPSLRR, encoded by the coding sequence atggacgctgtattcgcggaattcctccgacttcgccacccacagctcgcctcagagtttctggccttcaaggccaatcacactgcgagccctctcgagaactccgccgcgctcgctgctcctgcgtcgcctatacctgcgtgcagagcttctgcattgagcaccgcagcctctgtcgtgcctgccgctcccgtgtcgcctatactggcgagaaaagctgctgcgtcgtccgccgtgaccatcgtttcagctgagcgatcatccgcggcctccgtcgcgccctctaaaacacctacacttgctcgtaggtcgcctgcacccgcctcctcgtgctccgactctgactcggacatggaggtcgacctcgcccccgcctcatcgacggatggattcaccctggtacaaaagggtaagaagcgtgccgcggagtctcgagctcccgcggccgctaaaattagcaaagctgtgaacgcgtcgcgcccccgccctcagactcccgttgcgcccccagcccgtgccactccgtcgccgcgtccggtggcacaaaataaaacccagacccctcccccggttatccttcaggagaaggcagcttgggatcgagtttgcctggcccttaaggccaaaaatataaatttcacgaatgcccgtaacctcgcgaacggcattcaaattaaggttcaaacacccgacgaccatagggccctctcttcttacctccgtaaggaacgtataagtttccatacttatacgctccaggaggagcgcgaactccgcgttgtaatacgcggaatccctaaggagttagatgtagagctcgtcaaggccgatctgttagaacagggctttccagtgaattctgtgcaccgtatgcacaccggtcgcggtagggagccatataatatggttctagtcaccctccagcctacccccgagggtaagaaaatcttcaacacacagaccgtctgtaggctctccggtatcgccatcgaagccccccataaaaaaggcactcctagccagtgccataactgtcaattgtacgggcactcttcccgtaactgtcacgcgcgcccccgatgtgttaagtgtttgggcgatcacgccacggccctctgcgctcgcgaccaaaaaaccgcgacggaaccgcctagttgcgtcctgtgtcgaacacagggtcaccccgcgaattaccgtggttgcccccgagcccctaaaataaatcgccgcgtcgcccgccaaaaccgcctccgagcttccggcccagacatcaaagcctcggcaccctctgcgtcgcaggctaagccagcgttcgttccggcggcggtgcccagtgtctcggcctgggcaaaaccgctgccgtacacgaacacggctacaactccctcctccgcaaatcgtcccgcccccgcgactcgtccctctcccgcgacttgccctccgaccgcgtccgaaaatctcgctttagcgatcgacttctttcagtcgatcaactttgagcgcgttaacgctttgggcgacgccattcgcgctgcctccactgcacaacactttatcgccgttgtgcaggaatacgccgacgtatacgcgtcattaaatacgtacgtcctcccctcactccgccggtaa